In Calothrix sp. PCC 7507, one DNA window encodes the following:
- a CDS encoding adenylate/guanylate cyclase domain-containing protein, with product MSLHQRSFGETADLIIGVHNQENQYWQQNSPPVGALASRKGTISSFLAPLTQDTFKQVVQEVEQKLHIVHQTLSMLDSQGFETILEEMLHSITLKTGELLGADRTTIFLLDEDKQELWSILAEGEGDRSLEIRIPADKGIAGEVATFKQVINIPYDFYQDERSIFAQAQEKITGYRTYTMLALPLLNEQGELVAVVQLLNKLKTSHHPDDPIGDRIDTRGFTNADEQLFQEFAPSIRLILESSRSFYVATQKQRAVAALMKAIKSLSQSSLDLEDTLKRVMDEAKELMSADRSTLWLIDRDRHELWTKITQDNGSTKELRVPIGKGFAGIVAASGKKLNIPFDLYDHPDSDTAKQIDQQNGYRTCSLLCMPVFNADQQLIGVTQLVNKKKSGDFPAYNPAAWPKAPECFQASFDHNDEEFMEAFNIQAGVALQNAQLFATVKQQEQMQRDILRSLSNGVISTDKSGLVIAANESAKRLLNLDEDDRLEGKLINDVIGIKEGDFSKWYQDALHANDIKRRQQYYPDRTLITTGKEQHSINLSINTIADASDQQQVRGALVVMEDISDEKRLKSTMYRYMTQELAEELLKLDDAKLGGDRKEVSILFSDIRGYTTLTENLEAEEVVSMLNEYFESMVEAVFKHKGTLDKYIGDAIMAVFGSPLPLEEHAWMAVQTSLEMRHRLHEFNHRRYAANKPKINIGIGINSDTVISGNIGSSKRMEFTAIGDGVNLGSRLESVSKQYGCDIIISDNTYKPCRENIWARELDYIRVKGRNEPVAIYELLGVRSDPISSQKLELIEHYHKGRKYYLNREFSLAETEFAKVLTVDNSDKAAILHLRRCQHWMQSPPSDIDWDEGVWTFKEK from the coding sequence ATGTCATTGCATCAACGTAGTTTTGGTGAAACTGCTGATTTAATTATTGGTGTTCACAACCAAGAAAACCAATATTGGCAACAAAATTCTCCGCCTGTGGGTGCGCTTGCTAGCAGAAAAGGAACTATCTCTTCTTTTTTGGCTCCCCTAACTCAAGATACTTTTAAACAAGTTGTTCAGGAAGTCGAACAAAAATTACATATTGTTCACCAAACGCTGTCAATGTTGGATTCGCAGGGTTTTGAAACAATCCTGGAAGAAATGTTGCATTCGATTACCCTGAAAACTGGTGAATTACTAGGCGCAGACCGCACAACAATATTTTTATTAGACGAAGACAAACAAGAACTCTGGTCAATTTTAGCCGAAGGAGAAGGCGATCGCTCTCTCGAAATTCGCATCCCAGCAGATAAGGGGATTGCGGGAGAAGTCGCCACCTTCAAGCAAGTCATCAATATTCCCTATGATTTTTATCAAGATGAGCGGTCAATATTTGCTCAAGCACAGGAAAAAATCACTGGCTACCGTACCTACACCATGCTGGCTCTGCCATTGTTGAATGAACAAGGGGAATTAGTCGCAGTCGTACAATTACTGAATAAATTAAAAACCTCACATCATCCAGATGATCCCATAGGCGATCGCATAGATACTAGAGGGTTTACCAACGCAGACGAACAATTATTTCAAGAATTTGCTCCTTCCATTCGCCTGATTTTAGAATCATCGCGCTCCTTTTATGTCGCCACCCAAAAACAAAGAGCTGTGGCTGCACTCATGAAGGCGATCAAATCTCTCTCGCAAAGCAGTCTCGATTTAGAAGATACCCTGAAACGGGTGATGGATGAAGCCAAAGAACTCATGAGCGCCGATCGCAGTACACTATGGTTGATAGATCGCGATCGTCATGAATTGTGGACAAAAATCACCCAAGACAATGGTTCTACTAAAGAATTACGCGTACCCATCGGTAAAGGCTTTGCGGGAATAGTCGCTGCATCCGGTAAAAAATTAAATATTCCCTTTGATTTATATGACCACCCAGATTCAGATACAGCCAAACAAATTGACCAACAAAATGGCTATCGTACCTGTAGTTTACTTTGTATGCCAGTGTTTAACGCCGACCAACAATTAATCGGCGTCACCCAGTTAGTTAATAAAAAGAAATCAGGAGACTTTCCCGCTTATAATCCTGCTGCTTGGCCCAAAGCTCCCGAATGCTTCCAAGCTAGTTTTGATCATAACGATGAAGAGTTCATGGAAGCTTTTAACATTCAAGCAGGAGTAGCATTACAAAACGCTCAATTGTTTGCCACAGTCAAGCAACAAGAACAAATGCAGCGGGACATTTTGCGTAGTCTTTCTAATGGAGTAATTTCTACTGATAAATCTGGGTTAGTGATTGCGGCTAATGAAAGCGCCAAGCGCTTGCTAAATTTAGATGAAGATGACCGTTTGGAAGGTAAATTAATTAATGATGTCATCGGTATTAAAGAAGGTGATTTTAGTAAGTGGTATCAGGATGCTTTACATGCCAATGACATAAAACGCCGCCAGCAATACTACCCCGATCGCACACTCATCACCACAGGTAAAGAGCAGCACAGTATCAACTTATCAATTAATACTATCGCTGACGCTAGCGATCAACAACAAGTTCGTGGGGCGCTAGTTGTCATGGAAGATATTAGCGATGAAAAACGCCTCAAAAGCACCATGTACCGCTACATGACCCAAGAATTAGCAGAAGAATTACTCAAATTAGACGATGCGAAACTAGGAGGCGATCGCAAAGAAGTTTCCATCTTATTTTCTGATATTCGTGGCTACACCACCTTGACCGAAAATCTCGAAGCCGAAGAAGTGGTGAGTATGCTGAATGAATATTTTGAGTCAATGGTAGAGGCAGTTTTTAAACATAAAGGCACTCTGGATAAATATATTGGTGATGCCATCATGGCCGTGTTTGGTTCTCCCCTCCCCTTAGAAGAACATGCTTGGATGGCAGTCCAAACATCCCTAGAAATGCGCCATCGCTTACACGAATTTAATCATCGTCGCTATGCAGCGAATAAACCCAAAATTAACATTGGTATTGGCATTAATTCTGACACCGTAATTAGTGGTAATATTGGTTCTAGTAAACGGATGGAATTTACTGCCATTGGTGATGGTGTTAATCTGGGATCTCGACTAGAAAGTGTTAGCAAACAATATGGCTGCGACATCATTATTAGCGACAACACTTATAAACCCTGCCGAGAAAATATTTGGGCTAGAGAACTAGATTACATTCGCGTCAAAGGCAGAAATGAGCCAGTAGCTATCTATGAATTACTCGGTGTGCGTTCTGACCCTATTAGTAGCCAAAAACTAGAACTAATTGAGCATTATCACAAAGGACGCAAATACTACCTCAATCGTGAGTTTTCTTTAGCGGAAACTGAATTTGCCAAAGTTTTAACTGTTGACAATAGCGACAAAGCCGCTATTTTGCATTTGCGGCGCTGTCAACATTGGATGCAATCACCCCCATCAGATATCGATTGGGATGAAGGTGTTTGGACTTTTAAAGAGAAGTAA
- a CDS encoding Rieske (2Fe-2S) protein, translating into MSWVKVLSQDELPPNERKVVKVEQRNILLVRHNSQIYALENSCPHMKLPLNKGKITDKGEIVCPFHRSAFDLATGNPTEWITFPPGVNKVLGLISKEKALPVFPTRVEEGSIWVEL; encoded by the coding sequence ATGAGCTGGGTTAAGGTGCTTTCCCAAGATGAGTTACCACCTAATGAACGCAAAGTGGTAAAAGTTGAACAACGTAACATCCTGCTAGTTCGCCATAACAGTCAAATTTATGCTTTGGAAAATTCCTGTCCTCACATGAAACTGCCCTTGAACAAGGGTAAAATCACCGATAAGGGAGAAATTGTTTGTCCATTTCACCGTAGTGCTTTTGACTTAGCTACTGGTAATCCTACAGAATGGATTACCTTTCCCCCTGGTGTGAATAAGGTGCTGGGTTTGATTTCCAAAGAAAAAGCTCTACCCGTTTTTCCCACCCGTGTAGAGGAAGGAAGTATTTGGGTAGAGTTGTAA
- a CDS encoding alpha-2-macroglobulin has product MINKILKYFLLSLTIFLVITGCNLIGVKSGKEQLAAVSPLPPPNLPEWIAQISPIGDAKPLNQIRIRFKEALIPVESLDSPEQQKILQSFKLDPPLPGQFRFLTPRMVGFQGDKALPQATRFQVTLKAGLADLKNHRLDKDLAWTFNTESIKLTNLPGVNPVEKAEIQPIDLQEKLQFTSNVELDIPSVQEHLQLVPEGKNQGVQFKVALAKEEKPEENADPLEKFDHSGRNWIYNLTPQQNLEKATSYRLKFAPGIRPAYGNLPSEKEFVSKLATYSPLAFQKINLYGQPDANGTYGRFVKGSPQLEFNNILVADSVVKNIQINPAPKDISRLIQVNEEDKVVSINPYALAPATSYTITLGENLKDKFGQTLGKPVTVQYETGDLAGDIWAPSDLNIFPTGKDLQLNINTINLPEGKYKAAYRVLQPTDLVYFNSAFPKGNENDLLPKPAKWQSFPVSTQKNQPLDSSALVGNQIISIAIVSDVSTKKNQPLDITVPLKEKLSSPTGMLAYGVQARTNQYQENGKELWREPTIYGLVQLTNLGVFSQWFPESGLIRVHHLSDGSPVNAATVEIYESTPRLRSGLKLEAKSLTQPTPCASGKTDANGNLSIKREDLQTCFAGKQRFVKSPQLLVIARENQDWAFTRTEEYSGVYGYGIDAGWQEEKPESRGVIFSDRQLYQPGEKAWLTGFADYLQNGSIQQDKNAAYQLTLVNPDGQKTDLGTQTTNEFGTFSLELPIQKSQKLGYYNIQAKGKQGQEISGEFRVAEFKPPNFKVELKLDKEFALIDEKVEAKAASNYLFGAPVEGGEAKYFVTRKQANFVPKNWEEFSFGRQWFWPEESPNLPSDVLETNTKLDAAGKSDQIITVAKDLPYAMTYQVDVQVADVSNLSVANSQTFTALPSNRLIGLKSNFVADAGKAFPVEVIVTEPQGKAITGERVKLELQQIKYSNVTQLLEGSRTPKNQVEYKTVAEAEVTSAESPQIINLKPTESGSYRIRANFTNTKDEISATDLQIWATGENPVYWGDKEQDFLEVKLNKKEYKSGETATVLIQSPYPDAELYFAVVKDKPLYQQVTKVKGGAPQIQFQVTPEMLPNAAVQAVLVRQGVSLNQLEPGSLDKLVKIGFAPFNVNLQDKYLKVQVTPTQPSLAPGTETTVKLELKDNQGNPASGQFTVMVVNEAILQLSGYRPPDLVNKVYAEQQISTRFSDNRPDVVIQPQDVAKPKGWGYGGGLSGGVANTRTRTDFQALAYYNGSVIADASGQAQITFKLPDDLTTWRVMAVATDGNLRFGNADATFISTKPLLTNAILPQFARPGDRLLAGLSVTNNTGSTGNLTINGNLSGTVKFAEKNPTATTLQTNAETATRAYRFPMLADSVGVGKVQFNTQLNNATDAFEVPLEIKPIEITEQVVETGVTEKQVKIPLNVDKNTIPTAGGLDIQLASSLIPEIKAPAKQVLADDALPFTEPAASQLIIAANLQTLTQKYGQTFAEFNPQKQANQAIEKLQKLQIADGGFAAFPGQEKSDPWVSGYAAESLAKANQVFPGLVDAGITSRLKGYLQKVLANPGQYEFCKQQLCKNQLQFNALIALAELGDKRNSFLADINQQREKFDVVTQIKLARYLSQFPEWKNESQKMLTQLQKNVYETGRTAVVSLPPSWEWMSSPTTTQAQAIRLFIANKTQPEIVDKLFQSLLALRRDGTWQTSYNNAQALTALVEYSQLQPTPPNFVATVQLAGEKLGENRFEDYRNSSVNLKVPMAKLPRGRNDLTLEKSGEGKLHYLVAYNYRLQGNQPGRFNGLRVTREIQKVGEAKVLQKLGLYAIDKPLTLSPGKVYDIELELVADHPVDHVVINDPLPAGFEAVDASFQTATAAIQAKADSWQLGFKNIYSDRIIAYADHLEPGVYSLHYLVRSVTPGTFLWPGAQVHLQYAPEEFGRVADSTLILEEGK; this is encoded by the coding sequence ATGATTAATAAAATTTTAAAATATTTCCTACTCTCCCTCACAATCTTCCTGGTGATTACAGGATGTAATTTAATTGGTGTCAAATCAGGTAAAGAACAACTAGCTGCAGTTTCTCCACTCCCACCGCCAAATTTACCAGAATGGATTGCCCAAATTAGTCCGATTGGTGATGCGAAACCTCTAAATCAAATCCGCATCCGGTTTAAAGAAGCTTTAATTCCCGTTGAAAGTTTAGACAGTCCGGAACAGCAAAAAATCTTACAAAGTTTTAAACTTGATCCACCTTTACCTGGACAATTCCGGTTTTTGACACCGCGCATGGTAGGTTTTCAAGGTGATAAAGCTTTACCACAAGCAACGCGCTTTCAGGTGACTTTAAAAGCTGGGTTGGCAGATTTAAAAAATCATCGCCTAGATAAAGATTTAGCTTGGACTTTTAACACAGAATCTATCAAGTTGACTAACTTACCGGGTGTGAATCCTGTTGAAAAAGCAGAGATTCAACCAATAGATTTACAAGAAAAATTACAGTTCACATCGAACGTAGAACTAGATATACCTTCTGTGCAGGAACATTTACAATTAGTTCCTGAAGGTAAAAACCAGGGTGTACAGTTCAAAGTCGCTTTAGCCAAGGAAGAAAAACCAGAAGAAAATGCAGATCCTCTGGAAAAATTTGACCACTCAGGGCGTAATTGGATTTATAACCTTACACCCCAACAAAATCTAGAAAAAGCGACTAGTTATCGCTTAAAATTTGCTCCCGGAATACGTCCAGCCTATGGTAATCTGCCTAGTGAGAAGGAATTTGTTAGTAAGTTGGCAACTTATTCACCTTTGGCATTTCAAAAGATTAACTTATATGGACAACCCGATGCTAACGGTACCTATGGTAGATTTGTTAAAGGTAGCCCCCAATTAGAATTTAATAATATCTTAGTTGCCGATTCAGTTGTAAAAAATATTCAAATTAATCCCGCACCCAAAGATATTTCTCGGCTTATCCAAGTCAATGAAGAAGATAAGGTAGTCAGCATCAATCCTTATGCTTTAGCGCCAGCGACTAGTTATACAATTACTCTGGGTGAAAATCTTAAAGATAAATTTGGGCAAACTTTGGGTAAGCCTGTGACAGTACAATATGAAACAGGTGATTTAGCTGGCGATATTTGGGCACCTTCAGACTTGAACATTTTCCCAACAGGTAAAGATTTACAGTTAAATATCAATACTATAAATTTACCAGAAGGAAAATATAAAGCAGCTTATCGAGTCTTGCAACCAACAGATTTAGTTTATTTCAATTCTGCTTTTCCCAAGGGGAATGAGAACGATTTATTACCGAAACCTGCTAAATGGCAAAGTTTCCCCGTTTCGACTCAAAAAAATCAGCCCCTTGATAGTTCTGCGTTGGTGGGTAATCAGATAATTTCAATTGCAATTGTTAGCGACGTTTCGACTAAAAAAAATCAGCCCCTTGATATTACCGTACCGCTAAAAGAAAAGCTATCTTCCCCTACAGGGATGTTAGCTTATGGAGTTCAGGCGCGCACAAATCAATATCAAGAAAATGGTAAGGAATTGTGGCGGGAACCCACTATATATGGTTTGGTTCAATTAACGAATTTGGGTGTATTTTCCCAGTGGTTTCCGGAGTCTGGTTTAATTCGTGTTCATCATCTGAGTGATGGTTCACCAGTCAACGCGGCTACTGTGGAAATTTATGAATCAACCCCTCGGCTCCGCTCGGGGTTAAAATTAGAAGCGAAGTCTCTGACTCAACCTACACCTTGTGCATCTGGTAAAACTGATGCAAATGGAAATTTAAGTATTAAGCGGGAAGATTTACAGACATGTTTTGCTGGTAAGCAAAGATTTGTGAAATCGCCACAATTATTAGTCATTGCCCGCGAAAATCAAGATTGGGCATTCACGCGCACTGAAGAATATAGTGGTGTTTATGGTTATGGGATTGATGCAGGTTGGCAAGAAGAGAAGCCAGAATCACGAGGGGTAATTTTCTCTGATAGACAGTTATATCAACCAGGAGAAAAAGCTTGGTTGACTGGTTTTGCTGATTACTTGCAAAATGGTAGTATCCAACAAGATAAAAATGCGGCTTACCAATTAACTCTGGTAAATCCCGATGGACAGAAGACAGATTTAGGTACACAAACCACTAATGAATTTGGGACGTTTTCTTTAGAGTTACCAATTCAGAAGAGTCAGAAGTTAGGTTACTATAATATCCAAGCTAAGGGGAAGCAGGGACAAGAAATATCTGGAGAATTCCGAGTCGCAGAGTTCAAGCCACCAAATTTTAAAGTCGAACTCAAATTAGATAAAGAATTTGCTTTGATTGACGAGAAAGTTGAGGCTAAAGCTGCAAGTAATTATCTATTTGGTGCGCCTGTGGAAGGTGGAGAAGCAAAATATTTTGTCACCCGCAAGCAGGCGAACTTTGTCCCCAAAAATTGGGAGGAATTCTCTTTTGGTAGACAATGGTTTTGGCCAGAAGAAAGTCCTAATTTACCTAGCGATGTGCTGGAAACTAATACTAAGCTAGATGCTGCTGGTAAAAGTGACCAAATAATCACAGTGGCTAAGGATTTACCTTATGCGATGACTTATCAAGTGGATGTGCAAGTTGCAGATGTTTCTAATTTATCTGTGGCGAATTCCCAAACTTTTACAGCTTTACCAAGTAATCGGCTGATTGGGTTGAAAAGTAACTTCGTTGCTGATGCGGGTAAAGCTTTTCCTGTGGAAGTGATTGTCACTGAACCTCAAGGTAAAGCCATCACAGGGGAAAGGGTGAAGCTGGAATTACAACAGATAAAATATAGTAATGTTACCCAATTGCTAGAAGGTAGTCGGACACCAAAAAATCAAGTGGAATATAAAACTGTTGCAGAAGCGGAAGTTACATCTGCAGAGAGTCCACAAATCATAAATCTCAAACCAACAGAATCAGGTTCTTACCGCATCAGAGCTAATTTTACCAATACCAAGGATGAAATCAGCGCTACAGATTTACAAATTTGGGCGACTGGAGAAAATCCTGTGTATTGGGGTGATAAAGAACAGGATTTTTTGGAAGTTAAACTGAATAAAAAGGAATATAAATCTGGAGAAACGGCTACTGTTCTAATTCAATCTCCCTATCCAGATGCAGAATTGTATTTTGCGGTAGTCAAAGATAAGCCTCTCTATCAACAAGTTACCAAAGTTAAGGGAGGCGCACCACAAATTCAGTTTCAAGTCACACCAGAAATGTTACCAAATGCAGCAGTACAAGCTGTGTTAGTTCGTCAAGGTGTGAGTTTAAATCAGCTGGAACCGGGAAGTTTAGATAAACTCGTGAAAATTGGCTTTGCACCTTTTAACGTTAACTTGCAAGATAAGTATTTAAAAGTGCAAGTCACGCCAACGCAACCATCACTAGCCCCTGGTACGGAAACAACTGTCAAACTGGAATTAAAAGATAATCAGGGAAATCCCGCTTCCGGACAATTCACAGTCATGGTGGTGAATGAGGCGATACTGCAACTTTCTGGATATCGTCCGCCAGATTTGGTGAATAAGGTTTATGCTGAACAGCAGATATCTACCCGCTTCAGCGATAATCGCCCGGATGTGGTGATACAACCGCAAGATGTGGCTAAACCCAAAGGTTGGGGTTATGGCGGTGGGTTGTCTGGTGGCGTGGCGAATACTCGCACCCGCACTGACTTTCAAGCTTTAGCTTACTATAATGGTTCGGTGATTGCCGATGCTAGTGGTCAAGCACAGATAACATTTAAATTACCAGATGATTTGACGACATGGCGGGTGATGGCTGTGGCGACTGATGGAAATCTGCGTTTTGGCAATGCTGATGCGACGTTTATCAGCACCAAACCACTACTAACTAATGCCATTTTGCCACAGTTTGCCCGTCCAGGCGATCGCCTACTCGCCGGTTTATCAGTCACCAACAACACCGGAAGCACAGGAAATCTCACTATCAATGGTAACTTGAGCGGTACGGTGAAGTTTGCCGAGAAAAACCCCACAGCTACCACTTTACAAACCAACGCGGAAACTGCTACTCGCGCTTATCGCTTCCCCATGCTGGCTGATAGTGTGGGAGTCGGGAAAGTTCAATTTAACACTCAGCTAAATAATGCAACTGATGCTTTTGAAGTTCCGTTAGAAATTAAGCCAATAGAAATTACAGAACAAGTTGTTGAAACTGGTGTCACTGAAAAGCAAGTAAAAATTCCTTTAAATGTCGATAAAAATACCATCCCCACAGCGGGAGGTTTAGATATTCAATTGGCGAGTAGCTTAATTCCCGAAATCAAAGCACCAGCAAAACAAGTTTTAGCCGATGATGCATTACCATTCACAGAACCAGCCGCAAGTCAACTCATAATTGCAGCCAATCTGCAAACTCTCACCCAAAAATATGGACAGACATTTGCAGAATTTAATCCCCAAAAACAAGCGAATCAAGCCATTGAAAAATTGCAAAAGCTGCAAATCGCTGATGGTGGTTTCGCCGCTTTCCCTGGACAAGAAAAATCTGACCCTTGGGTATCTGGTTACGCAGCCGAATCTTTAGCCAAAGCCAATCAAGTATTCCCCGGTTTGGTAGATGCGGGGATAACATCTCGCCTCAAAGGTTATTTACAAAAAGTGCTGGCGAATCCTGGACAATACGAGTTTTGTAAACAGCAACTCTGTAAAAATCAACTCCAATTTAATGCTTTAATTGCTTTAGCCGAACTGGGAGACAAGCGTAATAGCTTCCTCGCCGATATTAATCAACAGCGTGAAAAGTTTGATGTCGTCACCCAAATTAAACTGGCGCGATATCTATCTCAGTTCCCCGAATGGAAAAATGAGTCACAAAAAATGTTGACTCAGTTGCAAAAAAATGTCTACGAAACTGGACGCACAGCCGTTGTGAGTTTACCACCAAGTTGGGAATGGATGAGTTCACCAACTACGACGCAAGCGCAAGCAATACGTTTATTTATTGCTAACAAAACTCAGCCAGAAATTGTAGATAAATTATTCCAAAGTCTGTTGGCGTTGCGGCGGGATGGAACATGGCAAACTAGTTATAACAATGCCCAAGCCCTCACAGCTTTAGTAGAATATAGTCAACTGCAACCTACACCGCCGAACTTTGTGGCGACAGTGCAATTAGCTGGGGAGAAATTAGGAGAAAATCGCTTTGAAGATTACCGTAATTCTAGTGTAAATTTAAAAGTGCCGATGGCTAAATTACCCCGTGGACGCAATGATTTAACCCTAGAAAAATCAGGCGAAGGGAAGTTACATTATCTGGTTGCTTATAATTATCGCTTGCAAGGAAATCAACCAGGAAGATTTAACGGTTTGCGCGTCACGCGGGAAATTCAAAAAGTCGGTGAAGCAAAAGTTCTACAAAAACTAGGTCTTTACGCGATAGATAAACCCTTGACTTTATCACCCGGAAAGGTGTATGATATAGAGTTAGAGCTTGTTGCTGACCATCCCGTGGATCATGTGGTAATTAATGATCCTCTACCAGCCGGATTTGAAGCTGTAGACGCAAGTTTCCAAACTGCGACAGCGGCAATACAAGCAAAAGCCGATAGTTGGCAACTTGGATTTAAAAATATCTATAGCGATCGCATTATCGCCTACGCTGATCACTTAGAGCCAGGAGTTTATAGCCTCCACTACTTAGTGCGTTCTGTCACGCCCGGTACATTCCTCTGGCCTGGTGCCCAAGTTCACCTACAATATGCACCAGAAGAATTTGGGCGTGTGGCTGATTCAACGTTGATTCTGGAGGAAGGTAAGTAA
- the pbpC gene encoding penicillin-binding protein 1C, protein MKLTSRWLIQITHKLGHQLHRKTSKVILVLLLMCFVVRLLPYFAPIRATDIIQNQLALQFSDRHNLPLGTLLTRDQEHTAVVPLNQVSPQFIHAILAAEDSSFYHHGALDIKAIIRAIKEAIHARKIVSGASTVTMQLARMLDPVPRTFSAKLREVWLAWRLTAGMNKDEILSAYINRLPMGGNIYGVEAAARTYFSTPASDLNIAQASLLAAIPNNPTYFNPYAHWERLKQRQKYVLNRMVKEGYITSAIAQQVYTEKVVFQPRQQGIIAAPHFLFWLARQEGKENNSSSPIYTTIDRPLQQFVEAQVKQIISSLATNNVHDAAALVVDNHTGEVLAYVGSPDYFNDVKLGSNDGVQALRQPGSTLKPFVYELALEKSLIRPNTILADVPAHYAIPGAKLYSPTDYTQSFLGPVRVRIALANSLNVPAVRVLEKVGVETFLSRLHQLGFAHLTQTPEYYGLGLTLGSGEVNLWELTRAYLTIARMGEPTDLITTLPPAPRPLALSVVVRVASRREGLPPASSPKTWQIITDILSDRHARATAFGVNSVLNLPFPSAVKTGTSSNFRDTWTVGFTTDYTVATWVGNFNGEPMRQVSGVTGAAPLWNRIMLHLHENQEPADFPPPEGLIKLPICAISGLKPTPDCTSVVQEYFYPEDKIAYEQQNNFNLPSEYNHWLAKQQQSSFGASNLRILSPQQGDLFLLYPGEQTPQKLEFKLINKASDAVEWWLNGEKLPPQSANSLFWQLRPGNWTLEARSGAISDKVNFQVQLARIKPRSRGFSIVNPKLSQHSLQ, encoded by the coding sequence ATGAAACTAACTTCACGTTGGCTGATCCAGATTACGCATAAACTGGGACATCAGCTGCATCGTAAAACTAGCAAAGTTATCTTAGTTTTGCTGCTGATGTGCTTTGTGGTGCGTTTACTGCCTTATTTTGCCCCGATTCGGGCTACAGATATCATTCAAAATCAATTAGCTTTGCAGTTTAGCGATCGCCATAATCTACCACTAGGCACTCTACTCACCCGCGATCAAGAGCATACCGCAGTAGTGCCACTAAATCAGGTTTCTCCCCAATTTATCCACGCCATCCTCGCCGCAGAAGATAGCAGCTTCTATCATCATGGGGCGTTGGATATCAAAGCCATTATCCGCGCCATCAAAGAAGCCATCCACGCCCGCAAGATTGTTTCTGGTGCTTCTACTGTTACCATGCAATTGGCACGAATGCTAGATCCTGTCCCCCGGACTTTCTCAGCTAAATTGCGTGAGGTTTGGCTAGCTTGGCGGTTAACAGCCGGGATGAATAAGGATGAAATTCTCTCTGCATATATCAACCGTCTGCCAATGGGAGGTAATATCTATGGTGTAGAAGCCGCCGCCAGGACTTATTTTTCCACACCAGCCAGTGATTTGAACATTGCCCAAGCTAGTTTGTTGGCTGCTATCCCCAATAATCCAACTTACTTTAATCCTTACGCACATTGGGAACGCCTCAAGCAACGCCAAAAATATGTCTTGAATCGGATGGTGAAGGAAGGATATATTACGAGTGCGATCGCACAACAAGTATATACAGAAAAAGTGGTCTTTCAGCCCCGCCAACAGGGAATCATCGCCGCCCCACACTTTTTGTTTTGGCTAGCAAGACAAGAAGGTAAGGAAAATAATTCATCCTCTCCCATCTACACTACAATAGATAGACCTCTGCAACAATTTGTCGAAGCACAGGTAAAGCAAATAATTTCCTCCCTCGCTACCAACAACGTCCACGATGCTGCAGCTTTAGTGGTTGACAACCACACTGGGGAAGTTTTGGCTTATGTCGGTTCGCCTGATTATTTTAATGATGTCAAATTGGGAAGCAATGACGGTGTACAAGCCCTACGTCAACCAGGATCTACCCTCAAACCGTTCGTCTATGAATTAGCTTTAGAAAAAAGTCTTATACGTCCCAATACAATCTTAGCAGATGTCCCTGCCCACTACGCCATTCCCGGTGCAAAACTTTACAGCCCTACAGATTATACCCAAAGCTTCCTCGGCCCAGTACGGGTACGCATCGCTTTAGCAAACTCCTTAAATGTACCCGCCGTTAGAGTATTAGAAAAAGTTGGTGTAGAGACTTTTTTATCACGTCTGCATCAACTAGGTTTTGCACACCTCACCCAAACCCCAGAATATTACGGCTTAGGTTTGACTCTCGGTAGTGGCGAAGTCAACCTGTGGGAACTCACCCGCGCCTACCTCACCATCGCCAGAATGGGAGAACCCACAGATTTAATTACTACCCTGCCCCCTGCCCCCCGCCCCCTTGCCCTGAGCGTAGTCGTTCGCGTAGCGTCTCGCAGAGAAGGGCTGCCCCCTGCCTCTTCCCCCAAAACTTGGCAAATAATCACCGATATTTTGAGCGATCGCCATGCCCGCGCTACAGCTTTTGGTGTAAACTCTGTATTAAATCTCCCTTTCCCGTCCGCTGTTAAAACAGGCACTTCCTCGAATTTCCGTGATACTTGGACAGTTGGCTTTACCACCGATTACACAGTCGCCACCTGGGTAGGTAATTTCAACGGCGAACCCATGCGCCAAGTATCAGGAGTTACAGGCGCAGCACCCTTGTGGAATCGGATTATGTTACATCTGCATGAAAATCAAGAACCAGCAGATTTTCCTCCTCCCGAAGGTTTAATTAAACTTCCTATTTGTGCAATATCAGGATTAAAACCGACACCAGATTGCACTTCCGTTGTTCAAGAATATTTTTACCCAGAAGATAAAATCGCCTACGAACAACAAAATAATTTTAATTTGCCGTCAGAGTATAATCACTGGTTAGCAAAACAGCAACAATCGAGTTTTGGTGCTAGCAATCTCAGAATTTTATCTCCCCAACAAGGCGATTTATTTTTGCTGTATCCCGGAGAACAGACACCGCAAAAGTTAGAGTTTAAGCTGATAAATAAAGCATCAGACGCTGTAGAGTGGTGGCTAAATGGTGAAAAATTACCTCCACAGTCAGCTAATTCTTTATTTTGGCAACTGCGCCCTGGTAATTGGACTTTAGAAGCTAGAAGTGGTGCTATCAGCGACAAAGTCAATTTTCAAGTGCAGTTAGCGAGAATCAAACCCAGAAGCCGGGGTTTTAGCATTGTTAATCCCAAACTGTCACAGCATTCTCTGCAATAA